A window of Branchiostoma floridae strain S238N-H82 chromosome 9, Bfl_VNyyK, whole genome shotgun sequence genomic DNA:
AATTTCCGTCGCTACCAACAATACAAAACTGTCTCTATAATTTCTGCTAGGCATATTTCAAAACACGCAACAAGCAGGGGACAGTGGTGTCGTCTTGAATCTCAGCGTCTGCTCCTCCCGCGGATGTTCTGAACCCGCACTTGCTATAACAGTTATTAATTGTCAACCACAGCTTTCCACGCATCTCTGGTCATTTCGATGGTATCAAGTGATAATGCCGATCATATTGCTGGTAAAAGTATCCATCGCCCTCATGTCCCCTGCAACATCTCCCCCTTTCAATGTCAGGGTGCCATTTGGGAGTGCGCTGTAAAACAATTCCAATTCGTCGCAATTGTAATACAATGTAGCAAAGTCGCGGATAGCAAGGCAGAATCAAGCATGGAAAACAAAGCTGAAGGGGGTGATGTGGGATAGCTAAAGCTAGATGCGGATGACTCCAGATCTGGCTTGTTCATTCAACTGGGAGTCAATTGTCGTTGTCAATAGGTTGCTTGTAGTCATCCATACAACAACTCAGGGAACATCCAAAATGTCCTCGGAAATGGAAGCGGTTTGCCAGGAACTGAGTGTTACGAAAGATATGAGGCTCCCTATTGAAGGCATATTGATCCAACTTGTATGCATCATGAACTTGAACTGACATTTGGTGACTTGCTAAATCTAGTTAGGAAAATTTGAAAGGGATGACGTAGGAATTCGCAActggaaatcatcatcatcatcctttattgatttcaacatagcagacaaaatagcagcctgaatagcgttgaaatttacaacataaaaaccgtatatatacaataagaaacaatatactAAAGTAGTAAACAACATCTCCGACGTTAAGTAGCCATTGTTACTGCCTACATGTCtacagtcttgttgtacagcttgatagctgtgtgcaggaaagagttctgaagtcttttagttctagctggggggatggagaaagtgtttttgtttctcagtgatCGTCCCGTGGCAGTTGATCTGGAAGGTGGAACTATGTCGTgtaggggatggtcaacatccaacatttgtgtgaaaagtttgacagctgcatcctCGCGTCGCGACTGGAGGGTGGGTAGGTCGGGCACATCGCGCCTGCCCGCTCGGCTGATGATCCGTAGAGCCCGCTGTTGGACTCTCTGCATTGCGCGTTCCTGTTCCTTGCTACAGCCTACAAGGAGGACATTACCGTACTCGAGGACTGGGCGCACGAGGGACACGTAGATAGTCACTAGGTCGGCGACACTGGTCCCTTGCTTTGCAAGTAGTCTCAAGAAGTGCAGTCTACGGGAGGCTTTAGTAACCATTGAGGTTACTTGTTCTTGCAGGGTGAGATTTTTGTCCAAGATGAAGCCCAGACCTTTTGCGGAGGCGACCCACGGAACGCACACACACCCGAGGGTTAACCTTGGTGGGCTGGGAACGGATCTGCAGACACAGATTTGTAGCAGTTGGCTCTTCTTCCCGTTTAGCAACATGTTGTTGGTGTCAGCCCACGAGTCGAGATGAGATGTCTCTTCCTCAAGTGATTTGTCTTCGATGGCTTGAGGTACTGATAGAGTTCTGGACATTCCGACATCGTCCGCATAGCCCACATTCATAGTGTCAGGATGTACTGTTGTCCTTGAGCTCATAAGGAGTAGGAAAAGGTACGGGGACAGTACACCACCTTGTGGGACACCAGACGTCGGCTCCTTCCAGGTACTGGCCACGCCATTGACTACTACCCTCTGACGCCGACAGCTGAGGTAGCTGTGgatccaagacaccatgcgtgGAGTGGCCTGGATATCGATCACACGCTGTAGCAGTATGGCATGATCGACTCGATCGAAGGCTTTAGACATGTCAGCAAATAAAGCTCTGACCACAGTTGGCTTCTTAAAATCCAGCGCAGTTAGCCAAGTTTGTACCATACGCACAAGAGCGATCGTAGTTGAAGAGCCCCTCATGTACGCGTACTGATCTTtaatgagtagagtagagtagagtagacgtCCTTCGGTTGAGTAGGAGTTCGCACTCCATGGAACCGCTCCTGATCAACTGCTTCTTCCTCTCTGCAATCAGCTGACTGTGATGTTTGGTTTATGGGGATTATCCAAGGCCCTGTAGTTGTACACTACTGCGTGGTTCTCCATCAGTCTGTCAAGTCTTATCTAAAAACTGTTTACTGACGGTGCTGTNNNNNNNNNNNNNNNNNNNNNNNNNNNNNNNNNNNNNNNNNNNNNNNNNNNNNNNNNNNNNNNNNNNNNNNNNNNNNNNNNNNNNNNNNNNNNNNNNNNNNNNNNNNNNNNNNNNNNNNNNNNNNNNNNNNNNNNNNNNNNCTTTGTGTATACAGTCCATGCACATATTTGTACGTATTGATGAGGTCTTTCCTCAGCCGTCGATACAGTAGTGTTGGCAATTTCAAGGCTCGGAGTCTTTCTTCATATGATAGGTCCTTCAGACCGGGAACCCTTTTCGTCGCTCTCCTTTGCACATTTTCTAAGAGGTCAGTCAATCTCCACGTACTCGGGGACCATATCGGGCCACCATACTCAATGTGGGGTCTTATTAGTGACTTATATAACAGAGTGAAGATTTCCTTATCCACATGGTGGAATGTTCGCCACATGATACCCGCCATTTGATTGGCCTTTGATGCTATGGATAAGATGTGATTTTCAAACATCAAGTCTTGATCTATAGTAATTCACAGATCTTTTTCCTCTTTGTTGAAGGTCAGGTTCACCTTCGCCGCAGACTGGTCAATCATGTGGTATGTAAACTCTGGGTGCTTAGAGCCCACCCTCAGAACAATACATTTGCTGGGGTGGAACCTTAATTGCCACTTGTTTGCCCATTCTTGCAAGCTGTTAAGGTCTTTCTGTAGGTATTCACAGTCCTTGATGTTACATACACTTCGATAAACTTTCGTGTCGTCTGCAAAAAGTTTTGATTTGCTCTGTACTACTTCTGGCATGTCGTTGATGAAAAGTGTAAATAGAACCGGACCGAGAACGCTACCCTGCGGTACTCCGCTAGTGACATTTGCCCAACTTGAGCGTGCTCCGTTCACGCAAACTCGCTGCTTACGTTCCGTCAGGAAAGACCTCACCCATTGGAGCATGTTACCACATATCCCGTAGCTTTCGACCTTTCTCAGTAGTCTCTCAATTGGTACCGAGTCAAAAGCTTTTTGGAAATCGAGATATataaaccaagatggcggcgacgACGGTCATGGCGATCGCACGCTCCTGCTAGAATAAGTTAAATTGTGTCTAACCGTGCGATCCATTTATTATTTTACATTCTACTAGTTTGCTGATGTAAGTTCCTTCTATTTGAGTAGTTTTTTGCGTACTTTTGTCTATTTTCGCTGCAAATACGGCGGTAATTTAGGAGCAACACAAAACCCAAGCCGACCCAAACGCTCGGAACAATGGCGACCGTTGGAAGTGACCCTGAAAAGTTGTACTCGGCACTCGGAGTTTCACCCACAGCGACTCACGATGAAATTGTCGCTGCCTACAAGACAGAGCTTCTGTTTGTACGAAGAAACACGCAAGCTCAGCAGGACAGACAGCGTCTTCAAGGAAGCTGATGCAAAGCACAAAGAGGTGAGAAAGGGTTCTTTCGGACGCTTCCCGTAGACAGCAGTACAACGACAGCCATACCATCCCTGACGCGCCAAGATTCTCCAAGAAATCGCTGAAACAGCCTAGGAACTATTGTATACAACACAACGCTCAAAGTATCAGTATATATCTCCCCCCCAATCATGCGAATTCCTGCCTTTCTAAATGTGAGGAATTCTACAACACTCGAGCAAAAGACGAGTCCAGTGACGGTCATCACATCAAAACTACGTTTGTTGATACCCAAACCAAACAGTCGGTTGGTACTGTGAGCATCAAAATCTACGAATCGACCCAGAAGTTGCTGATTCAAGGTTCGGCGTACTTGCTTTGGTTTTCGGAAGTGTTTCCTGTTCTCCGACAGAAGGTACAACAGAACATTAGTTCCACTCCTCTCGTGAACAATAACACGGTTGTTTCATCTCAGTACACAAGTCTGGAGGATTCTATAACGACTGTGAATAGCAGCACTACACTTTGCCAAACATGTGATCAACCCCTTGCGTCTGATGTGTGTCCGCTGTGCAGAACTGTACCTAAAGGTTTGCTTGATGTAAACAGTAATGAGACTGAAGTTGTATCTGACAATTCGTCTAACACTCAGACAAATGTGGCGGATCGGTGTTTCTCTTCTAATTGCTCTATTGTTCAAGACAGTGTAAACAAGCTGGAAACGTGTCTAGTTGATTCAATCGCCGACAGAAAAGCGTTTGAGGACTCTATTTCACAACGGCTGTCTGTCCTTGAAGACAAACTGAAAACCTCCGGCCAAAACCACAGGTGTAGCGGTCTCACTATCGAAGAAGGGAAGAAGCTGAAAGATGACATTGTGCGTCTTGAAAGGGAAAAGCGCGATCTTGATTATGAAGTCAAGACGTTACGACACAGAATCGACGAATTAGCCGAGACCACATCAAAGCGGCAAGTGACATCGGCGGCAACCCAAACCAGGGGGAATCAGGATTCAGAACGCGCCGACAGGCTAATCCGCGAAGTGGCGACAATAAAGGTACACAACAGATTCGAGNNNNNNNNNNNNNNNNNNNNNNNNNNNNNNNNNNNNNNNNNNNNNNNNNNNNNNNNNNNNNNNNNNNNNNNNNNNNNNNNNNNNNNNNNNNNNNNNNNNNNNNNNNNNNNNNNNNNNNNNNNNNNNNNNNNNNNNNNNNNNNNNNNNNNNNNNNNNNNNNNNNNNNNNNNNNNNNNNNNNNNNNNNNNNNNNNNNNNNNNNNNNNNNNNNNNNNNNNNNNNNNNNNNNNNNNNNNNNNNNNNNNNNNNNNNNNNNNNNNNNNNNNNNNNNNNNNNNNNNNNNNNNNNNNNNNNNNNNNNNNNNNNNNNNNNTGATCCAAAGGTCATTTTGTAGCCGGTCCGACGAATGACATACGGGATCTAGAGACGCTACATTTGGTGACAGAGAACTTCGCGAACTAATCCAGGGTAACCCACGAGAAGTATCCACGCACCAACCTTGTCATATCTTCAGTACTACCAAGAGATGACCCCACCCTCCAACGATTTGGCGATGACGTCAACACCTTCCTGAAGGTCGCCGCTGATGAGACGTCTTACATTCACACCATAGACAACTCAAACTTCGCCGCCTCTGGGACCATCAAGAGACCCCTGTACTCATCAGACGGATATCATCTCAACAGAAATGGGATTCGGGTTCTGGCTGCCAACATAAAGCGAACGATCAACCCCCTCGTAGGCCTGGGCCATTACATGGGCCGAAGGAACGACCCTATCAACAACAACCAACCTACAGCAAACATCAAGCTAAGTTCTCCGAACCGCTCGTACAGAGACGCAGTAGTCGGTGCACAGATGGGCAGACCCAGCCAGACACCTCCCCGATTCCAACCACCTTCCCGATCCCAACCCGCTCCAAGACCAACTCAGCCTCCTACTCGCTCCCAACCTGCTCCAACTTCAAGTCACCACCCCGTGCACGGACAGGAACGCCCTGCACCGGCACCTGAGAAAGCCCCGACAGAAAGTATGCCTGTCATTTCTACCGAACCTTCAACACAGAGAACAGGACAGACGGTCGATGCGCCAAGGGTTAGCGGCCCTATGACCATGCAAGGGTCAAAGTCCTCTACTTCGAATGGCCAGACGGGGGAAGCAGCGATCACACCCAGACACCGTGCAGGACCCTGGAACCAGCCCCCACCCTCCGGACCTTGGAGCCGGCCCATGTTCCAGCCTCCTCCCGTGCCCTGGGGACCCCCTCCTACGAACGCCAACTTCCCCATCTCGCCCCGACATCCACCGCCGATGAACCTACCGCCCTGGCCATGGCACCCAAGTATGATGTGGCCGCCGATGTTCGCCATGTGGTAGGATGTATACTGGGACTGTACCTTGCGTCACCCTATGTGCCTTTACTTTTGAATTCccttttttatttttgcttgttaTCTCTTTAAGAACTGCTAGACTCATTGTCTGTTAACGTTGGTATTTAATCTCCGGGGGGCTTATGATAACGTTGGTATTTCATAAACATATACCAGTAGTTTTAGACTTCCTATTTATAGTATCTCACTGAAGGTTTAGAATGTATTGTCATAGTATCTCTATTTAAATGTTTAACTAGTTAAGTATTGTCAAGTATTGTGGATTCGGACCGCAAAGACACAATTTTtcttagtactagtactttatcaACAGTATGAAAACATTCACAGGCGGAAGCAAAAGTTTTGGTGCCTGGAACGTTCACGGTTTAGGTACCAAATTAGAGGATATAGATTTCGTGTCTTATGTAAacaagtttgacttcttctcgctcCTAGAAACCTGGAGCACagacaacacaaaaatcaacattcccGGCTACAGTTATTTCCACCAATgcagacaaaaaaacaagcgaGCTAAGCGCTCCTCGGGGGGTATAATATTCTTTTACAAGAGAGAGTACAGAAACTACGTCAAGAAAGCACAATCCAAATCTACAGATGTTCTCTGGGTACAGATAGACCGAAAGCTACTGGGCCTACCAAAagacttgtttatttgttcggCATATATTAGTCCATGTGCATCGACCACCCACAAATACGCAGAAAATCATACATTAGAAATCCTAGAAAGCGAAATATCTAGATATAGTTCAGACGGATTTATTTTACTTGGCGGCGACTTAAACGCTCGTCTTGGTGATTTGCGCGATTATGTAGATGATAGCACTCCTGACGATTGTAATCCAGACAGCTTCCCTTACTCCTCGGATAGACAACACATGGATAAGGCCCCTCCGAATAAATTCGGCAGGCATATTGCTGACCTATGTGTTCAAGCTAACCTAAGAGTTCTAAACGGGAGGGTGGCTGGGGATTTACAGGGGAAATTTACCTGCCATCAACCGCGTGGAAGCAGCACGGTTGACTACATAATTTGCAGTCAGTCCCTGATCCCACATATCTTATCGTTTCACATAAAACCATTAACGTTATTCTCTGATCACTGCATGGTTTGGGCATTAAtccaatcaaaatcaacaaatcactcCTATCAAGAAAGCCGGAACATATCAAATGCAAAACCTCTCCCCAAACAGTATAAATGGAACGATAAATCAGCCCAGAAGTTCCTTTCTTCTCTCGGCCAGTCTCATTTTGTCGATAGACTACGTTTACTTTGTTCTAACGTTCCAAACAACACACTGCACAAAAACTCaaatttccaggtgtttcaagggacttacacacctgtgaaatgttctgtgtcctggctgtgtacatggCTTTCCTGGTTCGGCGTGTAATGTCCCTGTTTTTTCTGGTTTGACAAAACCTGCATGGAAATGACAAGGGAAGTGAAAAACATAGCATCtttactggaaaaaaaatccgtCGAATCCAGACATAAGGGGTAGATTcttcaaaagtaaaaaagaatataagaaattgctaaaaaagaaaaaacgagaTTTCCACCAACAAATCATGGATCAATTGTCTTCACTAAGGGAAAGAAATCCGAGTGCATTCTGGAATttgataaataaactgaaaccagGAAAGCCAAATGACGATAACCAGATTACAGAAGAGGAATGGGTAAACCACTTCAAGAATCTTGACAAATTTCCTGATAGCCCTACAGACAACGGCCTTCCCAGTGAAAACATTCAAACAGACTTTTCGACCACCCCACCAAACTCGTCAGAACTAGATTCCGCAATTACCCCAGAAGAATTGGACACCGCAGTCTTAAAACTAAAAAACAATAAGTCAAGCGGcaatgacagaattttgaatgaaatgctaaaatctggtaaaatgttgcttaaagAACCTATACTCCACTTGTTTAacacttgcttacaaaatggtcATTTCCCGCAAGAATGGTCAGTAAGTCATATTGTTCCTATCCACAAGTCAGAATACACCTCCCTGCCAGATAACTACAGAGGGATTTCTATAATCAGCTGTTTAGGGAAATTATTCTCCTCCATTCTAAATTCACGCCTTGTCAAATACGCAGAACACAATAACCTCTTCCAGCCACACCAAGCAGGCTTCAGacaaaactttagaactaccgataatctgtttgttttaagtacactagttaccaaatatctaaacaaaaacCGTCAACTTTACGCttgcttcattgattttagcaaagcatttgattccgtttggagaaacggcctcttgtttaaattgagtaaactcggtattggtggtaaatttctaaaagtaatagaaggcatgtattcaaagactataaactgcgttaaatctaaaaatggattgactgaaacttttgttactaactgtggtgtgagacaagggtgtaacttaagccctacattatttaacctttttctAAGCGATATTGTGTCCCAATTTGACGGTGCTCCTTGTAATCCCCCACTTATGCACAGCAAAACTGTCCCATGCTTGTtgtatgctgacgacttggtaattttttccgagtccaaacagggattacagcattccttgaacaatctggaaaattattgtgcactttggaaattaaaagtaaatcttaggaaaacaaaaattattgtatttacaaagggtggcagtctacctaaaaactgttctctcctgtttgataatcgtgaaatagaaattgtaacttgttatacttatcttggtattattgtgagtgcagctggcacgtttaaagctaacaacaaatacctgagtggcaaaggtctgaaggctttattcggaataaaacaatctttagataaagccaccgcctcattaccagttagaaacaaacttttcgatgcatgtgtcaaacctattctactttatggctcagaaatatggggcgcatttaaaagccctaaaacctgtcccattgaatctgttcaccttaaattctgcaaacaagcactaaatgtccccagaccagcatctaaccttccacaagagcggaattagggaggtaccccattcaactggaagcctccctgaacgctatcaaacactttctaagaatccgtcaaaacgtgccagctgacagtctacaagccaacgccctatcttgtcaattacaactagatgataatggaaataagtgctgggcgtccggcgttcgtaagatactggaggaatgcggttttgcctacatatggagatctcagatatctctaggaacaaacctattacctataaccaacgccatcagccaacgattaaaggatatttacattcaaacatttagaaccgaaatacacaatgacaaccgggacaaatctttcggtaacaaattacgaacctatagattattcaagactatttataaagaagaagaatatctgatggtgaaaaacatacagcacagagtagctgtcactaaactccggattagttgccacaagttacatatcgaaactggaaggcacaaccgcacccccctgcagcatagagtctgccaattttgtgatctacaacatgtagaagatgaacagcattttattttacactgtaaattgtaccataatgaacggattgtgctttatgaatatatcagaaaagagttcccatattttgaacatcttaatgcaacggataaatttctatttttgatgcgcctagacaaaccctgtatatcaaacattatatgttcttatatctacacctgtacaaagaagcgagaagatgtcgaccatcctgttagcttagtaccttcaactagttaaattgtatcctgttgtttttttcatatgtttgttattctgttatcagtcatgtctgttatcagtgacctgtacctagcccgtcgaggcatgaatgtacaataaaggtctttcattcattcattatattacGTCCACTGACCAGCCTTGCTCAATCCAATTCGTCCAGTCATCAAGACATTCTAGTATTTGGGTCGTCGTGGATCTTCCCGGTAGGAAGCCGTGTTGGTTCTCTGTAAACAGACTGTGGGCTCGCATATGATCTACGATCTCGTCTCTGATGATACTTTCCAGTATCTTTCCTGTTACTGATGTTAAGCTCACTGGTCTATAATTACTCGGTAGTTTTTTACTTCCTTTCTTGAATATTGGCGTGATATGCCCGACTTTCCAGTCATTCGGTAACCTCCCCTCTTCTAGTGATTTATTAAAAATAATGTACAGTGGCTTTGCCAGGATTTCTGCCAGTTCCTTCAGAATTCTCGGATGAATCCCGTCTGGGCCCATGGTTTTATTCTGGTTTACCTCTTTCAGTCTCTTGCCAATGTCCTCCACTGACAGTTCAACCATAGACAGCAGTGCattcacattttgtttttttgcttgtgGTATGGTGCCAGTTCTTTCCTCAGTGAACGTGCTCACAAAGAATTTATTTAAAGTTTCTGCTTTTTCTCTGTCCGTTTTTGCAATTTCGTTTCCATCATTTAGTTCTGGGATGCTCTCTCTTGTCTTGGATTTACTATTTACATATTTCCAAAACAGTTTTGGGTTGCCCTTAATGTTGTATGCCATTTCTTTCTCGTAGTTTTTTGCTGCTTTTCTGGCTGCCCAGCGAGCTTGGTTCCTTGCCTTTGTATAGCTTTTGtaatctttgtcttttttttattcttgatATTTCTTCCAggctttttgttttttgttcagcTTACTTTTGAGGTCCCTGTTTCTCCATGGTAGACCTTCTTTCATTTTTAGAGTCGCTTTTGGTATGCATTTCTCTGTGGCGTCTTTTACCCTGTCAGCAAAAAGTAGCCAACTTTCTTCTACCGATTTGCCTAGTAGGAGTTCTTCCCAGTCCGTATCAAGTTCTTGCGCCATCTGTTGATAGTCCCCCTTATTGTACTTGAAGTACTCTGGTCTAGTCTGAGACCTCTCAGCATAGCACTTATACACGAAAGACAATACAACATGATCACTCTTCCCAATAGGTGGACTTGTCTTTATGTCTTCAACCATGTGTCCTTCATTGGTGAATATCAgatcaagtactagtatgttgcTTTCTTGACTCGGCCTATGCCTTGTAGGAAATGACACGTGTTGGAATAAATAGGCGTCTTTCGTGGCTTCGAGAAACTTATTCCCTTCACTTTTGGCCGAGCGTGTCAACCCCTCGCCTTCTCTCCAGGCTATGTCTGGGTAGTTGAAATCTCCTAGAAGTAACACATGGGTATATTTCCCCCTGTTGCAATTCTTTAGCATATTGTACAGTTTCTCATTGTTTTCCACAGTTGAGTTAGGGCTTCTGTATATTGCCATGATTAGTAATTTATCATTCTGATGGAGCTTTACCTCTACCGTAACTGCCTCCATAGCTCTAACTTCCTCAGGCATGTCCGGTTCCCCAGCAACTAGGTTACTTCTGACATGTACTGCAACACCACGTACTCCATCCTTCATTGCATTTGTGTGCACCGTATAACCTGCTATTTGTAGATCTGCTGGTGACATTTTGAATCTTGAGTTTTTCGGGTTTAACATCAGGTGCCTCATTATCTATCACCGCAAGGTATTCTGCTTTCTTGTTAGTTAGGTAGTCAATGTTGGTGTATAAGACTTTAatgtctgatttttttctgcagtttGTTCCTTGGTTGATGTTTTCTGATTCTAAGCCTTTATCCTCCTTATTTGGAGGTTCCACGGAGGGCCCCTTACTCGGTACTTCCAGTAGCCCTCCGTTTCTCGGTTTTTTTCCAGATCTTTAGCCTcttgtactttttgtttcaaCAACTCTCTTTCTTCCTTGTTAAGGTCATCACATACGCTGATGTCTCTAAACATTTCATCTGCATGCTTTAGCTTCTTGAGTCTGATCATGATTCTC
This region includes:
- the LOC118422919 gene encoding uncharacterized protein LOC118422919, which translates into the protein MSKAFDRVDHAILLQRVIDIQATPRMVSWIHSYLSCRRQRVVVNGVASTWKEPTSGVPQGGVLSPYLFLLLMSSRTTVHPDTMNVGYADDVGMSRTLSVPQAIEDKSLEEETSHLDSWADTNNMLLNGKKSQLLQICVCRSVPSPPRLTLGCVCVPWVASAKGLGFILDKNLTLQEQVTSMVTKASRRLHFLRLLAKQGTSVADLVTIYVSLVRPVLEYGNVLLVGCSKEQERAMQRVQQRALRIISRAGRRDVPDLPTLQSRREDAAARLEANPKFRESHTLRKTGSTFSYRATPKSHDQDWTQHSHNRIQPALRNDESEEEGSSAHEGGSAGEDSCDNENSISRVNYGGLK